The Coregonus clupeaformis isolate EN_2021a chromosome 8, ASM2061545v1, whole genome shotgun sequence genome has a segment encoding these proteins:
- the LOC123491521 gene encoding protein rapunzel-like — translation MAEAGQIKKTAVKVLGCVEKVSSFASSIDPLFGIVSSLVGVVRTGLVGEEAHALDKDFQVVHSKLQSISVKNHQCLRQIRVDEVNETFGKYEEYIKHQYAAFSSMVAQVRKDPEEARRHMANFKRAYERDKSNLSLDVYYRGVMGTGSVFGRPLLKVYLEHCDGDRRVMEHRCSHLGHLFHIGLIALMAYTAVTEDDEDEVREKWAKRVEDIQAKMQEVLSQCKEEEERSPP, via the coding sequence ATGGCTGAGGCCGGGCAGATCAAGAAGACAGCGGTCAAGGTGTTGGGCTGCGTGGAGAAGGTCTCCTCCTTCGCCTCGTCCATCGACCCCCTCTTCGGCATCGTCTCCTCCCTGGTGGGGGTGGTGCGCACGGGCCTGGTGGGCGAGGAGGCGCACGCCCTGGACAAGGACTTCCAGGTGGTGCACAGCAAGTTGCAGAGCATCTCAGTGAAAAACCATCAGTGCCTGCGGCAGATCCGTGTGGACGAGGTCAATGAGACGTTTGGCAAGTATGAGGAGTACATCAAGCACCAATATGCCGCCTTCAGCTCCATGGTGGCGCAGGTGAGGAAGGACCCAGAGGAAGCGCGGCGCCACATGGCCAACTTCAAGCGGGCCTACGAGAGGGACAAGAGCAACCTGAGCCTGGACGTGTACTACCGGGGCGTCATGGGCACCGGGTCGGTGTTCGGAAGGCCCCTGCTGAAGGTGTACCTGGAGCACTGCGACGGAGACCGCAGGGTCATGGAGCACCGGTGCTCCCACCTGGGCCACCTGTTCCACATTGGCCTGATCGCTCTCATGGCCTACACAGCGGTGACGGAGGACGACGAGGACGAGGTGCGGGAGAAGTGGGCCAAGCGCGTGGAGGACATCCAAGCCAAGATGCAGGAGGTTTTGAGCCAGTgcaaagaggaggaagagaggagtccGCCCTAA